A portion of the Lysinibacillus timonensis genome contains these proteins:
- a CDS encoding CTP synthase — MTKYIFVTGGVVSSLGKGIVASSLGRLLKNRGLQVTIQKFDPYLNIDPGTMSPYQHGEVFVTDDGAEADLDLGHYERFIDINLGKHSTVTSGRVYQSVLAKERRGDYNGKTVQVIPHVTNEIKDRIQRAGRETNADIVITEVGGTVGDIESLPFLEAIRQMRSDLGHKNVMYIHCTLIPYIAAAGELKTKPTQHSVKELRSLGIQPNIIVVRTEQPVSQEMREKLALFCDVTARDIIESRDAEHLYEIPLNLHAQDFDDIVLEHFGITAPEADMSDWKELVVKVKNLSNKTRIALVGKYVELQDAYISVVEALKHAGYAYDSDIEVDWINAEHVNSDNVAELLKGADGILVPGGFGDRGIEGKISAIQYARENDVPFLGICLGMQLATIEFARNVLGLKGAHSTELDKETPYPIIDFLPEQSDEIDLGGTLRLGLYPCKLKEGSRAMGVYEDELVYERHRHRYEFNNEFREAMEAEGLVFSGTSPDNRLVEIIELPEKKFFMACQFHPEFISRPQRPQPLFREFVGAAFNNR; from the coding sequence ATGACAAAGTATATTTTTGTAACTGGTGGCGTTGTTTCATCACTAGGAAAAGGAATTGTTGCATCTTCATTAGGGAGATTATTAAAAAATAGAGGGCTACAAGTCACAATTCAAAAGTTTGACCCATATTTAAACATTGACCCAGGTACAATGAGTCCATATCAACACGGAGAAGTATTCGTTACAGATGATGGTGCTGAAGCAGACTTAGACTTAGGTCACTATGAACGCTTTATTGACATAAATTTAGGTAAACATTCCACTGTAACATCAGGCCGTGTTTATCAATCAGTTCTTGCAAAAGAACGCCGCGGTGATTACAACGGTAAAACAGTTCAAGTTATTCCTCACGTAACGAACGAAATTAAAGACCGTATCCAACGTGCTGGCCGCGAAACAAATGCTGATATCGTCATCACAGAGGTTGGCGGTACAGTTGGTGATATTGAATCCCTACCATTCCTTGAAGCAATTCGACAAATGAGATCTGATTTAGGTCATAAAAATGTGATGTACATCCACTGTACGTTAATTCCATATATTGCAGCTGCTGGTGAATTAAAAACAAAGCCAACACAACACTCAGTGAAAGAATTACGTTCTTTAGGAATTCAACCAAATATTATCGTCGTTCGTACAGAACAACCTGTTTCTCAAGAAATGAGAGAAAAACTAGCATTATTCTGTGATGTAACAGCTCGTGATATTATTGAATCTCGTGATGCGGAACATTTATATGAAATTCCTTTGAACTTACATGCTCAAGATTTTGACGATATCGTTTTAGAACATTTCGGTATTACTGCACCAGAGGCAGATATGTCAGATTGGAAAGAGCTTGTAGTAAAAGTTAAAAACCTTTCAAACAAAACTCGTATTGCGCTTGTAGGGAAATATGTTGAACTCCAAGATGCATACATATCAGTAGTGGAAGCATTAAAACATGCTGGTTATGCATATGATTCAGATATTGAAGTTGACTGGATTAACGCAGAACATGTCAATTCTGACAATGTAGCTGAGTTGTTAAAAGGTGCTGATGGTATTTTAGTACCAGGTGGATTTGGAGATCGCGGAATTGAGGGGAAAATCTCTGCCATTCAATATGCACGTGAGAACGATGTGCCATTCCTTGGTATTTGTTTAGGTATGCAGCTTGCAACAATCGAGTTTGCTCGTAACGTACTAGGGTTAAAAGGTGCTCATTCAACAGAACTTGATAAAGAGACACCATATCCAATTATTGACTTCTTACCTGAGCAAAGTGATGAGATTGATTTAGGTGGAACGTTACGCTTAGGTTTATACCCATGTAAATTAAAAGAAGGCTCTAGAGCAATGGGCGTATACGAAGATGAGCTAGTTTACGAACGTCACCGTCATCGTTATGAATTCAATAATGAATTCCGTGAAGCAATGGAAGCAGAAGGACTTGTATTCTCTGGTACAAGCCCAGATAATCGTTTAGTTGAAATTATTGAATTACCTGAGAAAAAGTTCTTCATGGCATGCCAATTCCATCCTGAATTTATTTCTCGCCCACAACGTCCACAACCGTTATTCCGTGAGTTTGTTGGTGCAGCATTTAATAATAGATAG
- a CDS encoding carbohydrate ABC transporter permease: MSYLPGFTETAVDSKKVVQNKKKRVKKDKWVPYLFILPSFLIILGFLFYPIATVFYYSLQNYDVSAPYYNSFAGLDNFIKIFTQDQMFIPSLINSLKWVVSEVGLQLIFGMILALLLNQTFKFRGFARALAFIPWAISGVLASVMWSMMFNEHMGVINDMLMKLGLINEPMAFLADTATAFGAVVIAELWRGIPFFAITLLASLQSIPNELYEAARVDGASRWKTFTHVTLPHLKNTIILTTLLRVVWEFNNVDLLFNLTGGGPAHSTTTLTMYIADLAVHGSNFGYGSALTVVSFGILLIFAILYLRLSRYEKE; this comes from the coding sequence ATGAGTTATTTACCAGGATTTACTGAAACTGCTGTAGACAGTAAAAAAGTAGTTCAAAATAAGAAGAAGAGAGTAAAGAAAGATAAATGGGTACCTTATCTTTTTATTTTGCCATCATTTCTTATTATTTTAGGGTTTCTGTTTTATCCAATAGCAACTGTATTCTACTATAGTCTTCAAAACTATGATGTATCTGCACCTTACTACAATAGCTTTGCAGGACTTGATAATTTTATAAAAATCTTTACACAAGACCAAATGTTTATTCCAAGTTTAATTAATAGTTTGAAATGGGTTGTTTCAGAAGTTGGTCTTCAATTAATCTTCGGTATGATTTTGGCTTTACTACTGAACCAAACATTTAAATTTAGAGGGTTTGCACGAGCGCTTGCCTTTATTCCTTGGGCAATTTCTGGGGTACTAGCTTCCGTTATGTGGTCGATGATGTTTAATGAGCATATGGGTGTTATCAATGATATGCTGATGAAATTAGGACTTATTAACGAACCAATGGCATTTCTAGCAGACACAGCAACGGCATTTGGTGCTGTTGTAATCGCTGAATTATGGAGAGGGATTCCTTTCTTTGCGATTACACTATTAGCTTCGTTACAAAGTATTCCGAACGAATTATATGAAGCTGCACGAGTAGACGGTGCAAGTAGATGGAAAACGTTCACTCATGTCACTCTGCCGCATCTAAAAAATACGATTATTTTAACAACATTATTAAGAGTCGTTTGGGAATTTAATAATGTTGATCTTCTATTCAATTTAACAGGCGGTGGTCCTGCACATTCAACAACCACACTAACGATGTATATTGCTGATTTAGCTGTACACGGAAGTAATTTCGGTTACGGTTCAGCATTAACGGTAGTTTCCTTTGGTATTCTATTAATCTTTGCCATCCTTTACTTGAGGTTATCACGTTATGAAAAGGAGTGA
- the rpoE gene encoding DNA-directed RNA polymerase subunit delta, producing MNLRELTKEQLAEESLIDLAYALLEEKKSPVPFLDLLKEIQELNGYSEEEIQKHLVQFYTDMNIDGRFLINQESGWGLREWYKVETIEEETAPTVKSRKRKGKAALDEDEEEIEIDEDDLVFEEDFEEFVEDEEEIEEDEDDIDDEDIDFDEDIDELDVDSEVDVDEDLEDDLIDEEDAFIVDDDIDDDLDEEVEDEDK from the coding sequence TTGAACCTTCGTGAATTAACAAAAGAACAATTAGCAGAAGAATCGTTAATTGACCTAGCTTATGCACTTTTAGAAGAAAAAAAATCACCTGTTCCTTTTTTGGATCTTTTGAAAGAAATCCAAGAACTTAACGGTTATTCTGAAGAAGAAATCCAAAAACACCTAGTACAGTTTTATACAGATATGAATATTGATGGACGCTTTTTAATCAATCAAGAAAGCGGTTGGGGTCTTCGTGAATGGTACAAAGTTGAAACAATCGAAGAAGAAACTGCACCTACTGTTAAATCTCGTAAACGAAAAGGTAAAGCTGCTCTTGATGAGGATGAAGAAGAAATCGAAATTGATGAAGATGATCTAGTCTTTGAAGAGGATTTCGAAGAGTTCGTTGAAGATGAGGAAGAAATTGAAGAAGACGAAGATGATATCGATGATGAAGACATTGACTTTGATGAAGATATCGATGAATTAGATGTAGACTCTGAAGTTGATGTTGATGAAGATCTGGAAGATGACTTAATCGATGAAGAAGATGCATTTATCGTGGATGATGACATCGATGATGATTTAGACGAAGAAGTGGAAGATGAGGATAAATAA
- a CDS encoding sugar ABC transporter substrate-binding protein: MFKKRGKYTSSVLAFSFTSLLLLAGCSGGEETTSTTNEPQNNSNSDEPVKITFWDENASPERTPLWEEIIKQFEDANPNIDVEYVGIPNKSAKSKYDAAIAAEDTPDVGSVQTTWLPEFSIREALLPLDEYFEGSELKDKINASAIAFNKKITQDGALYGIPYAQNLDTIWIRTDWFEEAGVKEPETFDEFFTAIEKMTDKENGRYGYTIRGGAGGSFQLQRLMFAYSGLDYFGEDGSVNINDPKHVEFVEKYLAYYEKFTPKSDITNGYKEMIAGFDTGVVAMVHHNVGSYGEHKKSLEEGTFKTIPLPKTEDGKYVAEGGNAVNIAIFKSTEHPDAAWKFAEFVNSAEAQSLWNQSTGQIPTNADVLDDEWVQNAQHIKVAFEVYENPETKLYEPPFYLPDYRSILDNLVDPGIQQVMSGQKTAQQFLDEWANAIEESKAKYDQTFN; this comes from the coding sequence ATGTTTAAGAAAAGGGGAAAATACACAAGTTCAGTTTTAGCATTTTCATTTACTTCATTGCTGTTGCTTGCTGGATGTAGTGGTGGTGAAGAAACAACTTCCACAACAAATGAACCACAAAATAATTCTAATTCGGATGAACCAGTAAAGATTACTTTTTGGGATGAGAATGCGAGCCCAGAGCGTACACCGTTATGGGAAGAAATTATTAAACAATTTGAAGATGCAAATCCGAATATTGACGTTGAGTACGTAGGGATACCAAATAAATCCGCTAAATCCAAATATGATGCAGCGATTGCTGCGGAAGATACTCCGGACGTCGGATCTGTTCAAACAACATGGCTTCCAGAATTCTCTATCCGTGAAGCATTACTTCCTCTCGATGAATATTTCGAAGGCTCTGAATTAAAGGATAAAATTAATGCAAGTGCAATTGCATTTAATAAGAAAATTACACAAGATGGCGCATTGTATGGAATTCCATATGCTCAAAACTTAGATACTATTTGGATTCGTACAGATTGGTTTGAGGAAGCTGGAGTAAAAGAGCCAGAGACATTTGATGAGTTCTTTACAGCAATCGAAAAAATGACGGATAAGGAAAATGGTCGCTATGGATATACAATCCGCGGTGGAGCAGGCGGATCCTTCCAGCTACAACGTTTAATGTTTGCTTATAGCGGTTTAGATTACTTTGGGGAAGATGGTAGTGTAAATATCAATGACCCTAAACATGTCGAATTCGTTGAAAAATATTTAGCTTATTATGAAAAATTCACACCAAAGAGTGATATCACAAATGGTTATAAAGAAATGATTGCAGGCTTTGATACAGGTGTTGTTGCTATGGTTCACCATAATGTAGGTTCTTACGGTGAGCACAAAAAATCATTAGAAGAAGGCACATTCAAGACAATTCCACTACCTAAGACAGAGGATGGTAAATACGTTGCTGAAGGTGGAAACGCTGTCAATATTGCAATCTTCAAAAGTACAGAACACCCTGATGCTGCTTGGAAATTTGCCGAGTTTGTAAACTCAGCAGAAGCACAAAGTTTATGGAATCAATCTACTGGTCAAATCCCAACAAATGCCGATGTATTGGATGACGAGTGGGTACAAAATGCGCAGCATATTAAAGTAGCATTTGAAGTGTATGAAAATCCTGAAACAAAACTATATGAACCACCATTCTACTTACCAGATTATCGTTCGATTCTTGATAATTTAGTAGACCCAGGCATCCAACAAGTGATGAGTGGTCAGAAGACTGCACAACAATTCTTAGACGAATGGGCTAATGCAATTGAAGAGTCAAAAGCAAAGTATGACCAGACATTTAACTAA
- a CDS encoding alpha/beta hydrolase: MTHLLWPEESIEKNGDVPSLTPYLVEGTKNHGAVIICPGGSYQRRAYHEGEPVAKWLNSFGISAFVLNYRVAPYRHPVPLADVQRAIRFVRFYSNEWNLDKEKIAILGFSAGGHLAASASTLSDFHAYELNDEIDQENGHPNLSILCYPVISFLDSFHEGSLHNLLGENPSYELRASLSHELNVTTHTPPTFLWHTANDATVPVENSLLYAKALSKWNVPFEMHIFPDGRHGLGLAEDDEVVGQWKDLCKNWLVQQGFGQ; this comes from the coding sequence ATGACTCACTTACTATGGCCAGAAGAAAGTATAGAAAAGAACGGGGATGTCCCTTCCCTGACTCCCTATCTAGTGGAAGGCACAAAGAATCATGGCGCTGTCATCATTTGCCCTGGTGGAAGCTATCAGCGCCGCGCATATCACGAGGGAGAGCCCGTTGCAAAATGGTTAAACTCTTTTGGAATTTCAGCCTTTGTACTAAATTATCGAGTCGCTCCATATAGACATCCTGTCCCACTTGCAGATGTACAGCGTGCCATTCGTTTCGTCCGTTTTTATTCTAATGAATGGAATCTCGATAAAGAAAAAATTGCCATCCTCGGCTTCTCAGCAGGAGGACATTTAGCAGCATCGGCTTCTACACTATCTGATTTTCATGCTTATGAACTAAATGATGAGATTGATCAGGAAAACGGCCATCCAAATCTCTCTATACTTTGTTATCCGGTTATTTCCTTTTTAGACAGTTTCCATGAAGGTTCCCTCCATAACCTACTAGGAGAGAACCCTTCATATGAGCTGAGAGCCTCATTATCGCACGAGTTAAACGTCACCACACACACACCGCCTACGTTTTTATGGCATACAGCTAACGATGCCACTGTTCCTGTTGAAAATAGTCTTTTGTATGCAAAAGCTTTATCAAAATGGAACGTTCCATTTGAAATGCATATCTTCCCTGACGGCCGCCACGGACTAGGACTTGCAGAAGATGACGAAGTCGTTGGACAATGGAAGGACTTATGTAAAAACTGGCTTGTGCAACAAGGTTTTGGACAATAA
- the icmF gene encoding fused isobutyryl-CoA mutase/GTPase IcmF, whose protein sequence is MVKLENTQIEDSVYRPKHHVRFVTASSLFDGHDVSVNIIRRMLQASGAEVIHLGHNRSVEEVVNAAIQEDAQAIAVSSYQGGHVEYFKYMYDLLREKGAPHIKIFGGGGGVILPREIKELHDYGISGIFSPEDGMKLGLQGMINKQLEGADFSTLKGDYLEQLNKLSTDTPEILANLITAAETGGSKEIEQLLEEAKKLDCKAPVIGITGTGGAGKSSLTDELISRFLREFPEKKVAIISVDPTKQKTGGALLGDRIRMNAIFDHRVYMRSLATRGSRTELSSSIGDVLTVVKAAGFDLILVETSGIGQGDAEITRYTDLSMYVMTSEFGAPSQLEKIDMIDYADLIVINKFERKGSEDALKQVQKQYQRSHLLWSEPLEKMPVYGTIASQFNDKGTNSLFAALVEKINEKFQYNWQTSYEQFIKTQKQDVIIPNNRRYYLREIADTVRHYHKQAGGQVELARKLYQIEGTIETLRAQSPEETALLASLVLLAEGIKKQLSPQSIRILENWEKLKNAYSQDEFITKVRDKEIRTALKTTSLSGSKIPKIALPKYKDYGEILRFAYTENVPGEFPYTAGVFPFKREGEDPKRQFAGEGTPERTNKRFHYLSKDDSAKRLSTAFDSVTLYGEDPDYRPDIYGKVGVSGVSVCTLDDMKKLYAGFDLCAPSTSVSMTINGPAPIILAMFLNTAIDQQVVKKEQELGRILTVDEYLEVKEKTLQVVRGTVQADILKEDQGQNTCIFSTEFALRMMGDIQAYFIENKVRNYYSVSISGYHIAEAGANPISQLAFTLANGFTYVEYYLSRGMHIDEFAPNLSFFFSNGLDPEYTVIGRVARRIWAVAMRDKYGANERSQKLKYHIQTSGRSLHAQEMDFNDIRTTLQALMALQDNCNSLHTNAYDEAITTPTEQSVRRAMAIQLIISKELGLSKNENPLQGAFIIEELTDLVEQAVLDEFERINDRGGVLGAMETQYQRGKIQEESMYYEHLKHSGKLPIIGVNTYLNPNPQTEEEINSIQVARSTKEEKELQIRNLLDFQKRHESVCKDELIKLKQVALSGGNIFEQLMETVKVASLGQITSALYEVGGKYRRNM, encoded by the coding sequence ATGGTTAAATTGGAGAATACGCAAATAGAAGATAGTGTATATCGACCAAAACATCATGTGCGATTTGTAACCGCTTCAAGCTTATTTGACGGGCATGATGTGTCTGTCAATATCATTAGAAGAATGCTACAGGCAAGTGGAGCGGAAGTGATTCATCTAGGTCATAATCGTTCTGTTGAAGAAGTAGTCAATGCAGCCATCCAAGAAGATGCGCAGGCAATAGCTGTTTCTTCTTATCAAGGTGGCCACGTCGAATATTTTAAATATATGTATGATTTACTTCGCGAAAAAGGGGCACCTCATATCAAAATTTTCGGTGGAGGAGGGGGTGTGATCCTACCACGTGAAATAAAAGAACTTCATGATTACGGAATCTCAGGAATCTTCTCACCAGAGGATGGTATGAAATTAGGGCTTCAAGGGATGATAAACAAACAACTGGAAGGAGCCGATTTCTCAACATTAAAAGGGGATTATCTAGAACAATTAAATAAGCTTTCAACAGATACTCCTGAAATTTTGGCAAACTTAATTACGGCAGCTGAAACTGGAGGTAGTAAAGAAATTGAGCAACTTCTTGAGGAAGCGAAGAAGTTAGACTGTAAAGCTCCTGTCATTGGAATTACAGGGACTGGTGGGGCAGGTAAGTCCTCATTAACAGACGAATTAATTAGTCGTTTTTTAAGGGAGTTTCCAGAAAAGAAAGTAGCGATTATTTCGGTTGACCCAACAAAACAAAAAACTGGCGGTGCACTCTTAGGAGATCGTATTCGAATGAATGCCATTTTTGATCATCGTGTTTATATGAGAAGTCTAGCAACGAGGGGTTCTAGAACTGAGCTTTCATCATCTATTGGCGATGTTTTGACCGTTGTAAAAGCAGCTGGTTTTGACTTAATACTTGTGGAAACAAGCGGTATTGGCCAAGGGGATGCAGAAATTACGAGGTATACAGACTTATCAATGTATGTGATGACAAGTGAATTCGGTGCACCTTCACAGCTGGAAAAAATTGACATGATTGATTATGCAGATTTAATTGTTATAAATAAATTCGAGAGAAAAGGTTCAGAAGATGCGTTAAAACAAGTGCAAAAGCAATATCAAAGATCGCATCTTTTATGGTCAGAGCCTTTAGAAAAAATGCCTGTTTACGGTACAATCGCAAGTCAATTTAATGATAAAGGAACAAATTCTCTATTTGCAGCGCTTGTAGAAAAAATTAATGAAAAGTTCCAATACAATTGGCAAACGTCCTATGAACAATTCATTAAAACTCAAAAACAAGACGTCATTATTCCTAATAACCGTAGATACTATTTAAGGGAAATTGCGGATACAGTGCGTCATTATCATAAACAAGCAGGAGGGCAAGTAGAGCTTGCGCGAAAGCTTTACCAAATTGAAGGGACAATCGAAACTCTCCGTGCGCAAAGTCCAGAAGAAACGGCGTTATTAGCTTCACTTGTTCTACTCGCTGAAGGTATTAAAAAGCAATTATCACCACAATCAATTCGAATCCTAGAAAACTGGGAAAAGCTAAAAAATGCATACTCACAAGATGAATTCATCACAAAGGTCCGTGATAAAGAAATACGCACTGCTCTAAAAACAACTTCCTTATCGGGTTCGAAAATTCCGAAAATCGCATTACCTAAATATAAGGATTATGGAGAAATCCTTCGCTTTGCATATACAGAGAATGTTCCAGGCGAATTCCCTTATACAGCAGGTGTGTTTCCATTTAAGAGAGAAGGGGAAGATCCAAAACGGCAATTCGCAGGAGAAGGTACACCGGAGCGCACGAATAAAAGATTCCATTATTTATCTAAAGATGATTCTGCCAAACGCCTCTCTACCGCATTCGATTCAGTAACATTATATGGGGAAGACCCAGACTACAGACCCGATATTTATGGGAAAGTTGGAGTATCTGGAGTTAGCGTTTGTACACTGGATGATATGAAAAAACTATATGCTGGATTTGATTTATGCGCACCAAGCACATCTGTTTCAATGACTATCAATGGACCCGCTCCAATCATTCTTGCCATGTTTTTAAATACAGCAATTGATCAACAAGTTGTAAAAAAAGAACAAGAATTAGGGCGGATATTAACCGTGGATGAATATTTGGAAGTAAAAGAAAAAACATTACAAGTAGTGCGCGGTACAGTGCAAGCGGATATCCTTAAAGAAGACCAAGGCCAAAATACTTGTATTTTCTCAACAGAATTTGCCCTTCGCATGATGGGGGATATACAAGCGTATTTCATTGAAAATAAAGTACGAAATTATTATTCAGTCTCGATTTCTGGGTATCATATTGCTGAAGCGGGAGCCAACCCGATTTCACAACTCGCCTTTACATTAGCTAATGGTTTTACGTATGTGGAATATTACCTTAGTAGAGGCATGCATATTGACGAGTTTGCACCTAATCTTTCATTTTTCTTCTCGAATGGATTAGATCCGGAATATACAGTAATTGGCCGTGTAGCTCGACGCATATGGGCAGTTGCTATGAGAGACAAATACGGTGCGAATGAACGTTCACAAAAATTAAAATATCATATTCAAACTTCTGGCCGTTCCTTACATGCTCAAGAAATGGATTTTAATGATATTCGAACAACTCTTCAAGCATTAATGGCGCTACAAGATAACTGCAATTCCTTACACACTAATGCCTATGATGAGGCAATTACAACCCCAACAGAACAATCTGTCCGCCGTGCGATGGCAATTCAACTAATCATATCGAAAGAGCTCGGCCTATCTAAAAATGAAAATCCACTACAAGGTGCATTCATTATTGAAGAATTAACGGATTTAGTAGAGCAAGCAGTATTAGATGAATTTGAAAGAATTAATGACCGTGGTGGCGTTTTGGGCGCTATGGAAACTCAATACCAGCGAGGGAAAATTCAAGAGGAATCGATGTATTACGAACATTTAAAGCATTCTGGTAAACTGCCAATCATCGGGGTTAATACGTATCTTAATCCAAATCCTCAAACTGAAGAGGAAATTAATTCGATTCAAGTTGCACGTTCAACAAAAGAAGAAAAAGAACTTCAAATCCGTAATTTACTAGATTTTCAAAAACGCCATGAATCGGTTTGTAAAGATGAATTAATTAAACTAAAGCAAGTAGCATTATCTGGAGGAAATATTTTTGAGCAATTAATGGAAACAGTAAAAGTTGCAAGTTTAGGACAAATAACTTCAGCGCTATATGAGGTAGGAGGAAAGTATCGTAGAAATATGTAG
- a CDS encoding carbohydrate ABC transporter permease produces the protein MFTKNKKLDKILTLYLPLAFMLSFTLFPIYWTINTAFKPEGDILQRPLQYLPVNPTVENFVYAWSNIGFATFFKNSLIVGICTVIIVLICSTLSGYALSRYNFKGKKGFMLMLLCTQFIPRAMMIIPLFIIFKHLGLISHPLSLIITYTAVEIPFTTILMAGFISNVPKELEEAAMIDGCSKLQSLRHVVFPLLMPGIVATGVFTFIYTWNEFLLALMLTNQQSRFTLPVGLSSMMGEFNVNYGALAAGSVIALIPAVILFAYAQKHLVNGLGGAVKG, from the coding sequence ATGTTTACTAAAAATAAAAAATTGGATAAAATCTTAACTTTATATCTCCCTTTAGCGTTTATGCTAAGTTTTACCTTGTTCCCAATCTATTGGACAATCAATACAGCATTTAAACCTGAAGGAGATATTCTCCAACGTCCACTTCAATACTTGCCAGTAAATCCGACAGTTGAGAACTTTGTGTACGCATGGAGTAATATCGGATTTGCTACATTCTTTAAAAATAGCCTTATCGTTGGAATATGCACGGTTATCATTGTACTAATTTGCTCTACTTTATCTGGATATGCTCTTTCTAGATACAATTTTAAAGGGAAAAAGGGTTTCATGTTGATGTTACTATGTACTCAGTTCATCCCGCGAGCAATGATGATCATTCCATTATTTATTATTTTTAAGCATTTAGGTTTAATCAGTCATCCGCTTTCACTAATCATTACGTATACAGCAGTTGAGATTCCTTTCACAACGATTCTAATGGCAGGATTTATCTCAAATGTTCCAAAAGAATTGGAAGAAGCTGCAATGATTGATGGGTGTTCGAAATTGCAATCCTTGCGCCATGTCGTATTTCCATTACTAATGCCAGGGATCGTGGCAACAGGGGTATTTACATTCATTTACACTTGGAATGAATTTTTACTAGCGTTAATGCTAACTAACCAACAATCGAGGTTTACTCTTCCTGTCGGATTAAGTTCAATGATGGGAGAATTCAATGTTAATTACGGAGCTTTGGCGGCTGGAAGTGTCATTGCTTTAATTCCTGCAGTTATATTATTTGCCTACGCACAGAAACACCTTGTTAACGGCTTGGGTGGAGCTGTGAAAGGTTAA
- a CDS encoding Gfo/Idh/MocA family protein yields the protein MKKKYVICGVSNRALQMFIGPMINEFSKESEIVGLLDSDPYRFTICKQSYPLLQNVPTFSPEQFETMVNETNPDYVIVTGRDDTHIDYILKSLSMQINVITEKPMVTNAQDAYKVMQAEAISNANVIVTFNYRYSPFHRKIKEMILEGKVGRVTSVDLNWTIDTFHGSSYFRRWNRDRNISGGLSIHKSTHHFDLVNWWLDQKPEEVFAYGNLHYFGPNGELNPRKEASRFCGTCDDRRNCMYYRRWNPRSGSNRVKDDHLLAGIYEEIPYTNYRPDACIYDEEISIEDTYVATVKYDGGSLLSYSINFSAPYEGYRLAINGTKGRIETTEFHEPSRIHFSYPEQTIDYFPLFGAKETIELVKNPGGHGGGDPVLLEDLFLGPDPSRNYPILAGSEAGAYSIAVGEGVWRSVKEGKPMKIKELLSPLEKVTNQSTK from the coding sequence ATGAAAAAAAAGTATGTCATTTGCGGTGTTAGTAACCGTGCGTTACAAATGTTTATAGGACCAATGATTAACGAGTTTTCAAAAGAAAGTGAGATTGTGGGGTTACTAGATTCGGATCCTTATCGCTTTACCATATGTAAACAATCTTATCCACTACTGCAAAACGTTCCAACATTTTCTCCCGAACAATTTGAAACAATGGTTAACGAGACAAATCCGGACTATGTCATCGTTACGGGGAGAGATGATACACACATTGATTACATTTTAAAATCATTAAGTATGCAAATTAATGTTATTACAGAAAAGCCTATGGTGACTAACGCTCAAGATGCCTATAAAGTTATGCAGGCTGAAGCTATAAGTAATGCAAATGTCATTGTCACGTTTAATTATCGGTATAGTCCATTCCATCGAAAAATCAAAGAAATGATTCTTGAAGGTAAAGTCGGCAGAGTAACGTCTGTTGATTTAAATTGGACTATTGATACGTTCCATGGCTCTAGCTATTTTAGAAGGTGGAACCGAGATCGAAACATTTCAGGAGGGTTGTCCATTCATAAATCTACTCATCATTTTGATCTTGTGAATTGGTGGTTGGATCAAAAACCGGAAGAAGTGTTTGCCTATGGAAATCTACATTATTTTGGACCTAATGGAGAGTTAAATCCACGTAAAGAAGCCAGTCGCTTCTGTGGAACATGTGATGATAGAAGGAATTGTATGTATTATAGACGCTGGAATCCACGTAGTGGTTCTAATAGAGTGAAGGATGATCATCTTTTAGCAGGCATTTATGAGGAAATTCCTTATACAAATTATAGGCCCGATGCTTGTATTTACGATGAAGAGATTAGCATCGAAGATACTTATGTAGCCACAGTAAAATACGATGGTGGAAGTTTACTAAGCTATTCAATTAACTTTTCCGCTCCATATGAGGGATATCGTCTAGCTATCAATGGAACAAAAGGAAGAATCGAGACGACTGAATTTCACGAGCCATCAAGAATTCACTTTAGTTATCCTGAACAAACAATTGATTATTTTCCGCTATTTGGTGCAAAAGAAACGATTGAACTTGTCAAAAACCCAGGAGGGCATGGAGGTGGTGATCCAGTTTTACTAGAAGATTTATTCCTAGGCCCTGACCCATCTCGAAACTATCCCATTTTAGCTGGATCCGAAGCAGGTGCTTATTCAATTGCCGTTGGGGAAGGTGTATGGAGATCGGTTAAGGAAGGTAAGCCTATGAAAATAAAAGAGCTATTATCGCCTTTAGAGAAAGTCACGAATCAGTCTACTAAATAA